The following proteins come from a genomic window of Paenibacillus swuensis:
- a CDS encoding 6-pyruvoyl trahydropterin synthase family protein, with product MLFQYYPAPAHNYKYELHKDMNFSAAHFIPAASAGQCARMHGHTYVADITVAGNELNEAGFLVNFSDLKKLIHGRYDHTLLNDHEEFTGESSSEPERYPTTEVLARQVWETVEAYLQQFPNKATCLQVLVRETPTSYVIYRP from the coding sequence TTGTTATTTCAATACTATCCGGCTCCGGCCCATAACTACAAATATGAGCTTCACAAAGATATGAATTTTTCGGCGGCTCACTTTATTCCGGCTGCTTCCGCAGGGCAATGTGCGAGAATGCACGGGCATACGTACGTGGCTGACATTACTGTTGCCGGCAATGAGCTTAATGAAGCGGGCTTTCTTGTGAATTTCTCGGATCTGAAGAAACTAATTCATGGCCGTTACGATCATACGTTATTGAACGATCATGAAGAGTTTACAGGTGAAAGCAGCTCCGAACCTGAACGGTATCCCACAACTGAAGTGCTGGCAAGACAAGTATGGGAGACGGTCGAGGCTTACCTGCAGCAATTCCCGAATAAAGCTACCTGTTTACAAGTGTTGGTTCGGGAGACGCCAACGAGCTACGTAATCTATCGCCCTTAA
- a CDS encoding DegV family protein: MTVQIITDSAADLPRSLIEQYGIEVVPLSVSDAAGIYSDGGTLLPKQLFDRMREGHVYKTAQVSIEQFHKAFSAIAVKGLPAVYVAFSSGLSGTYQTSLLVRDMVKEEHPSLQLEIIDTKCASLGFGLVVLRAAQAAQAGKSAAEVAAVAAEAALHMEHIFTVENLEYLYRGGRVSKTSAFIGGLLNIKPVLHMEDGKLVPLEKARGRSKSLSRLAELMEARGASDLKTQTIGISHGDDEATAQALRRTIQEKFGCTDFVIHSIGASIGAHAGPGTIALFFLNKAL, encoded by the coding sequence TTGACAGTACAAATTATTACGGACAGCGCTGCTGATTTGCCGCGGTCCCTGATTGAACAATACGGCATTGAGGTCGTTCCTTTAAGCGTTTCCGATGCTGCGGGCATTTATTCCGACGGAGGAACGTTGTTGCCTAAGCAATTATTCGATCGTATGCGAGAAGGACATGTTTATAAAACAGCTCAAGTTTCCATCGAACAGTTCCATAAGGCTTTTAGCGCCATAGCGGTTAAAGGGCTACCTGCCGTGTATGTGGCCTTTTCCTCGGGATTATCCGGCACATATCAAACCTCGTTGCTTGTAAGGGACATGGTGAAAGAGGAACATCCATCGCTCCAATTGGAAATTATCGATACCAAATGCGCATCGCTCGGTTTCGGGCTTGTCGTGTTGCGCGCGGCACAGGCGGCGCAAGCCGGCAAATCGGCGGCCGAAGTGGCGGCGGTGGCTGCAGAAGCGGCGTTACATATGGAACATATTTTCACAGTGGAAAATTTGGAGTATTTATACCGCGGAGGGCGCGTCAGTAAGACCTCAGCATTTATCGGCGGTTTATTGAATATCAAGCCGGTGCTGCATATGGAAGACGGTAAGCTGGTGCCGCTGGAGAAAGCGCGCGGACGTTCCAAGTCCCTCAGCAGGCTTGCGGAATTAATGGAGGCCCGAGGCGCGTCTGACTTAAAGACACAGACGATCGGCATTTCACACGGCGACGATGAAGCTACCGCGCAGGCGTTGCGACGCACGATTCAAGAGAAATTCGGTTGCACGGATTTCGTCATTCATTCGATCGGTGCTTCGATCGGCGCTCATGCGGGTCCTGGCACCATCGCATTATTCTTTCTAAATAAAGCGTTATAA
- a CDS encoding FUSC family protein, with product MTLGARVFKTGVAVALALYASTLLGLNPPIIAAVAALFAMQPSIYRSWRYFLEQLQTNTIGATLALIAGYFFQNNPIAIGATCILVIVVCRQLKMEDSIGLTLVTVIAVMEAPGHWTFALNRFTLTIIGIVSSFLINILFLPPKPQGQFFATVQQVFIDLSLLLRTLISNEIKESVFQEEKDKLEGAIRSLDGKYKLFEEEEKKLKQRKYSDVRLLVVYKQMLNTLHKGYEILEAAEQHYFQASREIETDADFDQILEKVNKYHEHVLLKFDGKIKPDHADQYTMDADNEDFLRKIMDAYADRKDGRLRLAIVASAIYDYGFQVSRLEKLVDHHVRDKA from the coding sequence GTGACGTTAGGGGCAAGAGTATTCAAAACGGGAGTCGCTGTCGCTCTCGCCCTGTATGCCAGCACTTTGCTAGGCTTGAATCCTCCAATCATAGCAGCCGTTGCTGCCTTATTCGCCATGCAGCCGTCCATATACCGGTCTTGGCGCTATTTCCTTGAACAGCTTCAAACGAATACCATAGGCGCTACGTTGGCTTTAATCGCCGGTTATTTCTTTCAGAACAATCCGATTGCGATCGGAGCAACATGTATTTTGGTCATCGTCGTTTGCAGGCAGCTTAAGATGGAAGATTCAATTGGATTAACGTTGGTTACGGTTATTGCAGTCATGGAGGCGCCGGGACATTGGACATTTGCGCTCAACCGATTTACGCTGACGATTATCGGTATCGTTTCTTCATTCTTAATCAATATACTGTTTCTGCCGCCCAAACCGCAGGGACAATTTTTCGCAACAGTACAGCAAGTGTTTATCGACTTATCATTATTGCTGCGTACGCTCATTTCCAATGAAATCAAGGAAAGCGTGTTCCAGGAAGAGAAAGATAAGCTGGAAGGAGCTATACGTTCCCTGGACGGAAAATATAAGCTGTTTGAGGAAGAAGAAAAGAAGCTCAAGCAACGCAAGTACAGTGATGTCCGATTGCTGGTGGTTTACAAGCAGATGTTGAACACGTTGCATAAAGGATACGAAATTCTGGAAGCGGCGGAGCAACACTATTTCCAGGCTTCAAGAGAGATTGAAACCGATGCGGATTTCGATCAGATTCTCGAGAAAGTCAATAAATACCACGAGCACGTTCTGCTTAAATTTGATGGCAAAATAAAACCGGACCACGCCGACCAATATACGATGGATGCTGATAATGAAGATTTTCTTCGTAAAATTATGGATGCCTACGCGGATCGCAAAGACGGCCGGTTAAGACTGGCGATCGTAGCCTCGGCTATATATGATTACGGCTTTCAGGTGAGCCGTTTGGAGAAGCTGGTGGATCATCATGTGCGGGATAAGGCTTAG
- a CDS encoding CAP domain-containing protein, translated as MDFKKLALTGIIALTPILGAGAAMAANANYTVATQDTMYLIAKRNGVSLTALIQANPQVTNPDIIWPGMKLNIPQTGQSVTQPNTNIQQPSANKGSLEQQVVTLVNQERAKAGLSPLVSDAPLAKMAYDKAVDMENNRYFDHNSPTYGSPFDMMKTYGIQYNTAGENIATGQTSAQQVMTDWMNSPGHRANILNSGFTKIGVGYYQGEWVQEFIG; from the coding sequence ATGGACTTTAAGAAACTGGCTTTAACAGGTATTATTGCTTTAACTCCAATTTTGGGAGCAGGCGCAGCGATGGCTGCAAACGCGAATTATACGGTGGCAACACAAGATACAATGTATCTGATCGCTAAACGGAACGGTGTCAGCTTAACCGCGTTAATTCAAGCGAATCCGCAAGTGACGAATCCGGACATTATTTGGCCGGGGATGAAGCTTAACATACCGCAAACAGGACAATCTGTTACACAACCGAACACGAACATTCAACAACCGTCTGCCAACAAAGGGTCTTTGGAACAGCAAGTCGTTACGCTTGTGAACCAAGAGCGTGCTAAAGCGGGTTTAAGTCCTTTAGTTTCAGACGCGCCATTGGCGAAAATGGCTTATGACAAAGCCGTTGACATGGAAAACAATCGTTATTTCGATCATAATTCTCCGACGTACGGATCTCCGTTTGATATGATGAAAACTTACGGAATTCAGTACAACACGGCCGGCGAAAATATTGCAACAGGTCAAACTAGCGCACAACAAGTGATGACGGATTGGATGAACAGCCCGGGACACCGCGCGAACATCTTAAACAGCGGCTTCACGAAGATCGGTGTAGGCTATTATCAAGGTGAGTGGGTACAGGAATTTATCGGATAA
- a CDS encoding ABC transporter ATP-binding protein, with product MSSFKSYLTFVKPYKGMVIITVLIGMVKFGIPLTLPIMMKYVVDELLLGDLSPAEKIRKLAIVMAGAFVLFVIIRAPIEYLRQYYAQLTTSRILYDLRSKLYDHIQKLSLRYYHNRKVGEIISRMINDAEQTKSIVETGMMNVWLDLFTLTFAIAFMFTLDVDLTLVSIAVFPFYGLAVKKLYKQLRFLSRSRSQALAEMQGYLYERVNGIPVIKSFTLEEHEKNHFNRKNGQFLDRAVALTRWNAMTNAIINTLTDIAPLLVISYGGYQVIQGNLTVGSFVAFFAFLDRLYSPLRRLVNASTELTQASASLDRVMELLHEPYDITDVKGALALPRVKGGITFEQVKFRYDSSEDWVLRGINLRIEPGQTIAFVGMSGGGKSSLISLLPRFYDIQEGTISIDGHDIRSVTIHSLRNQIGMVLQDNLLFSGSVRENILFGRPGASEEEIYAAAEAANAHDFILSLPQGYNTEIGEKGVKLSGGQKQRIAIARVFLKDPRILVLDEATSALDLESEHLIQASLESLARDRTTLIVAHRLSTITHADQIVLVEHGEITEQGTHEELMRKDGAYARLFNVQILND from the coding sequence TTGTCCAGTTTTAAATCTTATCTTACTTTTGTAAAGCCTTATAAAGGCATGGTCATTATAACGGTACTAATTGGTATGGTGAAGTTCGGCATCCCGCTGACATTGCCCATTATGATGAAATACGTTGTCGATGAGCTTTTGTTGGGAGATCTCTCCCCTGCTGAGAAAATCAGAAAATTGGCGATCGTTATGGCGGGGGCCTTCGTGCTGTTCGTCATCATTCGCGCCCCGATCGAATATTTGCGGCAGTATTACGCACAGCTGACAACCAGCCGAATCCTATATGATCTGCGCAGCAAGCTGTATGACCATATTCAGAAATTGTCACTGCGATACTATCATAACCGTAAAGTCGGCGAGATTATTTCGAGAATGATTAATGATGCTGAACAGACGAAGAGCATTGTAGAAACGGGTATGATGAATGTTTGGCTGGACTTATTTACGTTAACGTTCGCGATCGCATTTATGTTTACGCTCGATGTTGACCTGACATTGGTATCCATCGCGGTGTTCCCCTTCTACGGTTTGGCTGTGAAGAAGCTTTATAAACAACTGAGGTTTCTGTCGCGTTCCCGGTCGCAAGCGCTTGCGGAGATGCAAGGTTATCTGTATGAACGGGTAAATGGAATACCTGTGATCAAGAGTTTTACGCTAGAAGAGCATGAAAAGAACCATTTTAACCGCAAGAACGGACAGTTTCTGGACCGAGCGGTTGCGCTGACCCGTTGGAATGCGATGACGAACGCGATCATTAACACCTTAACGGATATAGCCCCGTTGCTAGTTATAAGCTACGGTGGTTACCAGGTCATTCAAGGAAATTTAACCGTGGGTTCTTTTGTCGCCTTCTTTGCTTTCCTGGATCGGCTGTATTCACCGCTTCGCCGGCTGGTAAATGCCTCAACCGAGTTAACGCAAGCCTCTGCTTCCCTGGACCGAGTGATGGAATTGCTGCATGAGCCTTATGATATCACGGATGTTAAAGGCGCCTTGGCGTTGCCGCGGGTGAAAGGCGGCATTACGTTCGAACAGGTGAAATTCCGCTACGATTCCAGTGAGGATTGGGTGCTTCGGGGAATCAATCTGCGAATTGAGCCAGGGCAGACGATCGCCTTTGTAGGGATGAGCGGCGGCGGAAAATCTTCGCTTATATCCTTGCTTCCGCGTTTCTATGATATCCAGGAGGGAACGATTTCCATCGATGGTCACGATATTCGATCCGTCACGATTCATAGTCTTCGAAACCAAATCGGAATGGTGTTGCAGGATAATCTGTTGTTTAGCGGTTCTGTGCGCGAGAACATTCTCTTTGGCCGGCCGGGCGCCTCGGAGGAGGAAATTTACGCGGCGGCCGAAGCGGCCAATGCTCATGACTTCATTCTTAGCTTACCGCAGGGGTACAATACGGAAATCGGCGAGAAAGGCGTTAAGCTTTCCGGCGGACAGAAGCAACGGATCGCGATAGCGCGGGTCTTTCTGAAAGATCCGCGGATTCTTGTGCTTGATGAAGCGACATCCGCCTTGGATCTGGAATCCGAACATTTGATCCAAGCTTCGCTTGAGTCTCTTGCGCGTGACCGAACCACGTTGATCGTAGCTCATCGCTTGTCCACCATTACGCATGCGGATCAGATTGTACTGGTGGAACATGGTGAAATTACGGAACAAGGAACGCATGAGGAGCTGATGCGTAAAGACGGAGCGTATGCCAGGCTGTTTAATGTACAGATCTTAAACGATTAA
- a CDS encoding general stress protein — protein sequence MRKHIVGAFSTRDEAISAIEDLKRLGYNSDDISVVSRNQDHLETITEETGSRVPEGMATGAATGGVIGGVAGLLAGIGLLAIPGVGPILAAGPIAATLTGAAVGAGAGTLVGGLIGLGIPEDEAERYNEYVDNDKLLVLVDVEPERQAGVYDIFRTHGALNADTYNNGAVGDVNSNYDSDRKLTKDNDTFIL from the coding sequence ATGAGAAAACATATTGTAGGTGCATTCAGTACTAGAGACGAGGCCATTTCGGCGATTGAGGATTTAAAGAGACTGGGTTACAATTCCGACGATATTTCCGTCGTCAGCCGTAACCAGGATCATCTAGAAACCATTACAGAAGAAACAGGTTCCAGAGTACCGGAAGGCATGGCGACAGGAGCTGCTACCGGCGGTGTCATCGGTGGGGTAGCCGGATTGCTCGCAGGCATCGGATTGCTTGCTATTCCGGGCGTCGGCCCCATTCTGGCGGCAGGACCAATCGCTGCCACGTTAACCGGCGCTGCTGTAGGCGCAGGCGCGGGTACGTTGGTGGGCGGATTAATCGGACTTGGTATTCCGGAAGACGAAGCTGAACGCTATAATGAATATGTCGATAACGACAAATTACTTGTTCTCGTTGATGTTGAACCGGAACGTCAAGCCGGAGTTTACGATATTTTCCGTACCCATGGCGCATTGAATGCGGACACCTATAACAACGGTGCGGTAGGTGATGTGAATTCCAATTATGATTCCGATCGCAAATTAACTAAAGATAACGACACGTTCATCCTGTAA
- a CDS encoding Ger(x)C family spore germination protein: MSYYKKMVSIWLSLSILLCGCTDVVDLRAQTFIVGMGIDMAPNNELVLTVQEIMPDGGGGGGEESEGSAGSGDSSSGGASAMKQMRLLTVKGKSLGYCFRELRLRYQKKLTLDKIAYVVIGKPLLNDGILKHIDMLIRHYEINQRVLLFMSDSSAKFAMENDKGRLLDFITKGHLFMPTYIPSELWKEYSRMTSGGIESAMISSIDVSDKALLLKGEAVLRGDRYAMETGKDQNRFMNLLVGERTADVIVFSDNKRTDSVEIKYYKKKVKVGRNRVHLDYKMRGTLFDTLQDKPLIHKQELERKFESKIKLELQNLLKETTDKGTDVLGIGEKFRQKGWDTKDWPHKIKEMEFDIQVEFTIIHGQGLYE; the protein is encoded by the coding sequence ATGTCGTATTATAAAAAAATGGTGAGCATATGGCTATCGCTTTCCATTCTGCTTTGCGGTTGTACAGATGTTGTAGATTTAAGGGCACAGACGTTCATTGTCGGTATGGGGATCGATATGGCTCCGAATAATGAATTGGTTTTGACGGTTCAGGAAATTATGCCGGATGGGGGAGGAGGAGGAGGAGAAGAAAGCGAAGGATCGGCTGGTTCAGGGGATTCTTCAAGCGGGGGGGCGTCCGCCATGAAACAGATGCGTTTATTAACCGTAAAGGGAAAGAGCCTTGGATATTGCTTTAGGGAGTTGCGCTTAAGGTATCAGAAGAAACTGACTTTAGATAAAATCGCATATGTCGTAATAGGGAAACCATTGTTAAATGACGGAATTCTGAAGCATATAGATATGTTGATCAGGCATTACGAAATCAATCAACGTGTTCTCTTATTTATGTCTGACAGCTCCGCTAAATTTGCTATGGAGAATGATAAAGGACGGTTGCTGGATTTCATTACTAAAGGACATCTGTTCATGCCAACCTATATTCCTTCAGAGCTTTGGAAAGAGTATTCGCGAATGACCAGCGGTGGAATTGAAAGCGCGATGATCAGCTCTATTGATGTTTCCGACAAAGCATTACTCCTCAAAGGTGAGGCGGTGTTGAGGGGAGATCGTTATGCAATGGAAACGGGTAAAGACCAGAATCGGTTCATGAACCTTCTAGTCGGGGAACGAACTGCGGATGTCATTGTATTTTCGGATAATAAACGTACGGATAGTGTGGAGATTAAATATTATAAGAAAAAAGTGAAGGTTGGCCGCAACCGGGTGCACCTAGACTATAAAATGCGCGGGACTTTGTTCGATACGCTACAAGATAAGCCCTTAATACATAAACAAGAGCTTGAGAGGAAATTCGAATCTAAAATTAAGTTGGAACTCCAAAACCTTCTTAAAGAAACGACCGATAAGGGTACGGATGTGCTGGGCATCGGTGAGAAGTTTCGGCAAAAAGGCTGGGACACGAAGGATTGGCCCCATAAAATCAAAGAGATGGAATTCGATATTCAAGTGGAGTTTACCATTATTCATGGGCAGGGGTTATATGAGTGA
- a CDS encoding GerAB/ArcD/ProY family transporter encodes MGYQQIPRMQFFLILTLVSIGITPIGNVQSLLKSYGHYAWWAVLIAYGINMITLMISVHLCERFPDQTIIQWSKVLLGRWIGSVYGVLLVIEMLIWGYQFFMKLWHLTTYTQLPLTHSAIVATATLLVVVYSVSRGIEAWARFATIITPLVLLMLSLVNIPQFFMLNVHRLLPLWGPIDSILDPKHLTVLFLFRPVMILFFLYPYVKKEPGKSLKTPVLMATTIGAVHLLMAIIFPIGIFGIRTAVHFTFPYQESLETVAFERLPIEKISFLSPVLWLLITMVGLILSLYCSMKGIRQISGFKSEYKILAGVGLIAWLIYLFPVTTEVWEVIQVYWSAFGLLLFQIIPTMLWLFLKVGGK; translated from the coding sequence ATGGGTTATCAGCAGATTCCGAGAATGCAATTTTTTCTTATATTGACCTTGGTAAGCATCGGTATTACACCCATTGGCAATGTACAATCCTTGTTGAAAAGTTATGGTCATTATGCTTGGTGGGCAGTTTTGATTGCTTATGGAATAAACATGATCACTTTAATGATCAGCGTTCATTTGTGTGAACGATTTCCAGATCAGACGATTATTCAATGGTCAAAGGTGTTGCTGGGTCGTTGGATAGGTTCTGTTTACGGTGTGTTGTTGGTGATCGAGATGTTGATCTGGGGCTATCAGTTCTTTATGAAGCTATGGCACTTGACGACTTACACCCAATTACCTTTAACGCATTCAGCCATCGTGGCCACCGCTACCTTATTGGTCGTCGTCTATTCCGTATCCAGAGGGATTGAGGCATGGGCCCGGTTTGCTACAATAATTACCCCGCTGGTATTGTTGATGTTGTCATTGGTGAACATTCCTCAGTTCTTTATGTTGAATGTGCATCGATTGTTGCCTCTTTGGGGACCGATCGATTCAATTCTTGATCCAAAGCACTTGACCGTATTGTTTCTGTTCAGACCGGTGATGATCCTCTTTTTTTTATATCCTTATGTGAAAAAAGAACCTGGAAAAAGTCTGAAAACGCCTGTGTTGATGGCTACCACCATCGGGGCTGTTCATTTGCTAATGGCTATTATTTTCCCCATCGGGATTTTCGGGATCCGGACGGCTGTCCATTTTACATTTCCCTATCAAGAGTCTTTGGAAACCGTTGCTTTTGAACGTCTGCCGATTGAGAAAATCAGTTTTCTATCCCCGGTTCTGTGGTTGTTGATAACGATGGTGGGCTTGATTCTATCCTTGTATTGCTCTATGAAAGGGATTAGGCAAATAAGTGGTTTCAAGTCTGAATATAAAATTCTCGCAGGTGTGGGATTAATCGCCTGGCTGATCTATTTGTTCCCGGTTACTACCGAGGTATGGGAGGTCATACAGGTGTATTGGTCCGCGTTCGGTTTGCTTTTGTTTCAAATCATCCCGACCATGTTGTGGCTATTTCTTAAAGTTGGGGGGAAATAA
- a CDS encoding spore germination protein, whose protein sequence is MKDPRKKHPFAFKRKQHPESQAQPTLDSSQMKAPLSSSSQEIMNEVKRILTTDDLACFPLQEDLCCIYLDTMLDMTRYEQEIVTRLNLWLKEPEQWKRIYPQAKSPQDMAQLIHALLDGHVVLMTQRTDTAIVIAIPLSDLPKRAISEPKIEKFILGPKDSFVEDLNTNIALLRHRNRDPNLVIHYFEVGERSKTRVGLIYVKDICKPEWVEEIETNIKKINIEAVTVQKDLMELIIGRNNTPFPLYELSEIPARTSKNLTDGRIAIAIEGSPFMAFLPTVMNSMLIGSEYVFQGSIIPTFVRMLKYFAIVLSLYASSVYLALVTVNTTVLPTEFGLSIARDQAHIPYGPFFEVFIFMVILDLFVEGTSFVPGTIGPAINVFGSLVIGQAAAQAGLTSRVMIIVTALTVIGSYFASYQISFAFRIWKYPLIVGSALLGFYGITLVTVVLVMHLSALKSLGVPYLSAFAPNQPRDYALLGFFERDKSKQKKRMSNYEPQDHFRQKGDPDS, encoded by the coding sequence ATGAAGGATCCGCGTAAGAAACACCCTTTCGCATTTAAACGAAAACAACATCCGGAAAGTCAGGCGCAACCTACGCTGGATAGCAGTCAAATGAAAGCGCCGCTTAGTTCTTCATCACAAGAAATTATGAACGAAGTCAAGCGGATTTTAACAACGGACGATTTGGCCTGTTTCCCCTTACAGGAGGACCTGTGCTGCATCTATCTGGACACTATGTTGGATATGACCCGCTACGAGCAAGAGATTGTAACTAGGTTGAATTTGTGGCTTAAAGAGCCTGAGCAGTGGAAACGAATTTATCCCCAAGCTAAATCCCCGCAAGATATGGCGCAGTTGATTCATGCTTTATTGGACGGTCACGTAGTTTTAATGACACAGCGGACAGACACTGCAATAGTCATTGCCATACCGTTGTCCGATTTGCCGAAAAGGGCTATATCCGAACCGAAAATAGAAAAGTTTATTCTGGGGCCGAAAGATTCCTTTGTTGAGGACTTAAATACAAACATCGCGCTCCTTCGTCACCGCAATCGGGATCCCAATCTCGTCATTCATTATTTCGAAGTCGGCGAACGTTCCAAAACACGAGTAGGTCTCATATACGTTAAAGACATTTGCAAACCGGAATGGGTTGAAGAAATTGAGACGAACATCAAAAAAATTAATATTGAAGCTGTTACTGTTCAAAAAGATCTGATGGAACTGATTATCGGTCGGAACAATACACCGTTTCCGCTTTATGAGTTGTCTGAAATTCCCGCACGGACTTCTAAGAACCTGACGGATGGCAGAATTGCCATCGCGATCGAAGGCTCTCCGTTTATGGCTTTTCTGCCGACGGTCATGAACTCCATGCTCATTGGGTCAGAATATGTTTTTCAAGGCAGTATCATTCCTACGTTCGTGCGCATGCTTAAATATTTCGCTATTGTTCTTTCGCTCTACGCTTCTTCTGTTTATTTAGCTTTAGTCACGGTCAATACTACGGTGTTACCGACAGAGTTCGGTTTATCCATTGCGAGGGATCAGGCGCATATTCCGTACGGGCCCTTCTTCGAAGTATTTATCTTTATGGTTATATTAGATCTGTTCGTGGAAGGAACCTCCTTCGTTCCAGGAACGATTGGTCCGGCCATTAATGTGTTCGGAAGCTTGGTCATCGGACAAGCCGCGGCGCAAGCGGGGTTGACGAGCCGAGTCATGATTATTGTGACAGCCCTGACGGTCATCGGATCCTATTTTGCCTCGTATCAAATTTCATTTGCTTTCCGGATTTGGAAGTATCCTTTAATTGTAGGTTCCGCATTGCTGGGCTTTTATGGTATTACCCTGGTAACGGTAGTGCTTGTGATGCATCTTAGCGCGCTTAAATCGTTAGGTGTTCCTTACTTGTCCGCATTCGCCCCGAATCAACCAAGAGACTATGCTTTATTGGGTTTCTTTGAAAGAGACAAGAGCAAGCAGAAAAAAAGAATGTCGAATTATGAACCGCAAGATCACTTCAGGCAGAAGGGAGATCCGGATTCATAA